GTTTTGGGGACGGGCAGGGTGGACAACGGCTTCCCTGCTGGCTGCTGGTTGGCACTGCCCACCGCTGGCACACTCACCAGTTGCATCGCCGGACGATTGACCCATTGCACGGCAACGGTGGTGAGACCGGCTGTGATCGCCGCGATCGCGGCGGTGCGGAGCCACTCTGGGGGCATCCGTAGGGAAGGCCAACGACGCTGTTCCAGGCGGGACTGGATTTCGGTTTCGTAGGCATCCAGCACCGTGGCTAAATCAAACAGTTGCAGGACAGTCAACCGCCAGACGCGCCCGGTGGCCTCTGTAGCCAGAACCCCTAGAAATAGATCGTGGGAGACCAGCCCTCGGGGTTGAAGGTAGATCTGATCGGAGAGCAGTTCCGAGGGTCGATCCGGTTCGCTGAGACTGGGAATCGGCACGGGTGAGGTTGGCAGTTCTGTCAGCCCCTCGGCACTGCCGGGACGATGGACAACCGGAGGTTGCCCTACCCCCTTCAGATCTGACTGACAACGGTTGCCGCTCACGGGGGGAGGGCTGGGGGAGGCATCTGGCTGCTAATGGCTGACAGCCTGGCTGGAGGCAGCAGTGGGTGGGCGAGTAAGGTCTGAACATAGGTTTCAACAGCCCTATGTAACGCGGTGAGCTGGGGGCGATCGCCTTGCAGCACCAGTGCCTGATCCCCAGGGAGACGGGGATCGTCCAAGCTGAGTTGGAAGACAATCTCCTGGAACCGGGGACGCTTGACCCAGCGAGACAGCAGGGATTGCGAGGCATTGATTTCCAGGATCCAGGAAGGCGAGAGATAGTGGCGCACAGTTGGGGGAGGCAGGGACATGGCAGCTAGGTTGCAGGGGGGGCAGCAGTGGATAGAAACCATGGTTAGGGAGTGGAGCGCTCCAAGAGAGCCAGCCAGAAGTGACGCGGCCCACTGGCAGCGCTGTAGAACAGTAAGTCAATCAGCAGCTTCAGGGCGAGGTGGGACAGCACCTCGGGGGAGGTCTCATCTCCAGCGGCCATCCGTTCTTGATAGAGATCACAGAAGCAATCCAAATAGTCTCCCAGGAGCGCTGACTGGTGGGGTTCTCGGTTTTGTTCAGTCAGCTGTTCCAGTAGGGCAACTGCCCGACGAATCAGCTCTTGATGCTGTTGAGCCAGATAACAACTGATCAGCACCAGCGATCGCGCCTCATCCACATCCAGTTTTTTGCG
Above is a genomic segment from Neosynechococcus sphagnicola sy1 containing:
- a CDS encoding DUF4335 domain-containing protein, whose translation is MSGNRCQSDLKGVGQPPVVHRPGSAEGLTELPTSPVPIPSLSEPDRPSELLSDQIYLQPRGLVSHDLFLGVLATEATGRVWRLTVLQLFDLATVLDAYETEIQSRLEQRRWPSLRMPPEWLRTAAIAAITAGLTTVAVQWVNRPAMQLVSVPAVGSANQQPAGKPLSTLPVPKTLATSPQQLPPVPAAEAAGEPLAATTLPPVPNSPLPPPPPPGRSPLPRICPQSPQPLLGL
- a CDS encoding DUF4335 domain-containing protein, translating into MVSIHCCPPCNLAAMSLPPPTVRHYLSPSWILEINASQSLLSRWVKRPRFQEIVFQLSLDDPRLPGDQALVLQGDRPQLTALHRAVETYVQTLLAHPLLPPARLSAISSQMPPPALPP
- a CDS encoding DUF3038 domain-containing protein — protein: MASFVNSTVSVLSRQPLVPQSDPAQLESIKAQLDLVLLALEALADIGSEAILQAAADLDLDQMIADRVALWRLRQASPLRKGQGGRKKLDVDEARSLVLISCYLAQQHQELIRRAVALLEQLTEQNREPHQSALLGDYLDCFCDLYQERMAAGDETSPEVLSHLALKLLIDLLFYSAASGPRHFWLALLERSTP